One part of the Symphalangus syndactylus isolate Jambi chromosome 1, NHGRI_mSymSyn1-v2.1_pri, whole genome shotgun sequence genome encodes these proteins:
- the PDE12 gene encoding 2',5'-phosphodiesterase 12 isoform X1, with the protein MWRLPGARAALRVIRTAVEKLSRAEAESQTAAGAMERAVVRCVPSEPKLSLSFALADGSHKNMQRDQSEPLGRVLSRIATNALKGHAKATAAKKSRKSRPNASGGAACSGPGPEPAVACEPVVKLYYREEAVAEDVLNVDAWQDGAVLQIGDVKYKVERNPPAFTELQLPRYIMAGFPVCPKLSLEFGDPASSLFRWYKEAKPGAAEPEVGVPSSLSPSSPSSSWIETDVEERVYTPSNADIGLRLKLHCTPGDGQRFGPSRELESVCVVEAGPGTCTFDHRHLYTKKVTEDALIRTVSYNILADTYAQTEFSRTVLYPYCAPYALELDYRQNLIQKELTGYNADVICLQEVDRAVFSDSLVPALEAFGLEGVFRIKQHEGLATFYRKSKFSLLSQHDISFYEALESDPLHKELLEKLVLYPSAQEKVLQRSSVLQVSVLQSTKDSSKRICVANTHLYWHPKGGYIRLIQMAVALAHIRHVSCDLYPGIPVIFCGDFNSTPSTGMYHFVINGSIPEDHEDWASNGEEERCNMSLTHFFNLKSACGEPAYTNYVGGFHGCLDYIFIDLNALEVEQVIPLPSHEEVTTHQALPSVSHPSDHIALVCDLKWK; encoded by the exons ATGTGGAGGCTCCCAGGCGCCCGCGCCGCGCTTCGGGTGATCCGGACGGCGGTGGAGAAGCTGAGCCGGGCTGAAGCGGAGAGCCAGACAGCGGCGGGAGCGATGGAGCGCGCTGTAGTGCGCTGTGTACCCTCGGAACCCAAGCTGAGCCTGTCATTCGCTTTGGCTGATGGTAGCCACAAGAACATGCAGCGCGACCAGAGCGAGCCGCTGGGTCGAGTCCTCAGCCGCATCGCTACCAATGCCCTAAAGGGTCACGCTAAGGCGACCGCCGCCAAGAAGAGCAGGAAGAGCCGGCCTAATGCGAGCGGCGGTGCGGCCTGTTCAGGGCCGGGACCCGAGCCGGCTGTGGCCTGCGAGCCCGTGGTGAAGCTGTACTACCGGGAAGAGGCAGTGGCTGAGGACGTGCTCAACGTGGATGCCTGGCAAGACGGCGCGGTGCTGCAGATCGGCGATGTTAAGTACAAGGTGGAGCGCAATCCGCCCGCCTTCACCGAACTGCAGTTGCCGCGCTACATCATGGCCGGGTTCCCTGTGTGCCCCAAACTCAGCCTCGAATTTGGGGATCCCGCCAGCTCCCTTTTCCGCTGGTATAAGGAAGCCAAGCCCGGAGCCGCGGAGCCCGAGGTCGGTGTCCCCTCGTCATTGTCTCCCTCCTCACCTTCTTCTTCTTGGATTGAGACTGATGTGGAGGAGCGCGTCTACACCCCGTCCAATGCGGACATCGGGCTAAGGCTCAAGCTTCACTGTACCCCAGGCGATGGGCAGCGCTTTGGGCCCAGCCGGGAGTTGGAAAGTGTATGTGTGGTAGAGGCTGGGCCTGGCACCTGCACTTTTGACCACCGGCATCTCTACACGAAGAAGGTGACGGAGGACGCTCTCATCCGCACTGTCTCTTACAACATCCTGGCAGACACGTACGCGCAGACTGAGTTCTCGCGAACGGTTCTGTACCCATACTGTGCCCCCTACGCCCTGGAGCTCGACTACCGCCAGAACCTTATCCAGAAGGAACTCACCGGCTACAACGCCGATGTCATCTGTTTGCAGGAGGTTGACCGCGCAGTGTTTTCTGACAGCCTGGTACCCGCCTTAGAGGCCTTCGGGCTCGAGGGGGTGTTTCGAATCAAGCAGCACGAAGGCCTGGCCACTTTCTACCGAAAGTCTAAGTTCAGCCTTCTTAGCCAGCATGACATTTCATTCTACGAAGCCCTCGAGTCCGACCCACTCCACAAAGAACTGCTGGAGAAACTAGTTTTGTACCCATCAGCGCAGGAGAAGGTGCTCCAGAGATCTTCTGTTCTTCAG GTTTCAGTTCTTCAGTCTACAAAGGACTCTTCTAAAAGGATATGTGTTGCTAATACCCACCTTTACTGGCATCCTAAAG GTGGGTATATTCGCCTCATTCAAATGGCAGTAGCCTTGGCTCACATTAGACATGTTTCATGTGATCTGTATCCTGGCATACCAGTTATATTTTGTGGGGACTTTAATAGTACACCATCAACAGGAATGTATCATTTTGTCATCAATGGCAGCATTCCAGAGGATCATGAAGACTGGGCTTCCAATGGGGAGGAGGAAAGATGCAACATGTCTCTTACGCATTTCTTCAATCTGAAAAGTGCTTGTGGTGAACCTGCTTACACAAATTATGTTGGTGGCTTTCATGGATGTCTAGATTACATTTTCATTGACTTAAACGCTTTAGAGGTTGAACAGGTGATTCCATTACCTAGTCACGAAGAAGTTACCACCCACCAGGCCTTACCTAGTGTTTCCCATCCCTCTGATCACATAGCACTTGTATGtgatttaaaatggaaatag